The following nucleotide sequence is from Melioribacteraceae bacterium.
CCGGCATTACCCAACGACGACTGACATTAGTATAATCAACTACAGCTTGTGTATTGCCTTCATATTCATGATTACCAAGTACTGGATACCAAGGAATCATTAATTCAGGATGCTTATAAATCCATTCATAATTTGTTTCCCATAAGGGGTCATCAACAGATTTAACACCTAAAAAGTGATGCACATCTCCGATAGCTGCAACGAACTCGACATCTGAAACTTTCGTGACTATTCCCATCATTTCAGCCACAGGCTTTTGATCGTAATAACCGTTACGACCCAAATCACTAGTTATCATGAATGTAAAATGACCGTCTAAGTCGGCTAACTTTTCTGCATCTTTAGGAACAACGCTTTCACCTGGCAAACTAATAGTTTGGGATGAAACAGTTAATACGACAAGAAATAGTATGAGAAAAATGGATTTATATTTTTTGATCGGCATAAAATCTCCTAATTAATTATTTATATATTCTCTTAACTATAATTTTCTGCAATTTTTTGTTTGATTTTCTCTAAACCTAAATTGAAAGGTCCTTCTGCTTCCAGTTTCAAACTTGTAACTGCTGCAGACCATACAATTGCTTTGGCAGGTTCGTTTGTTAATCGAGATGCAACATAAGAAGCTATGCAAGTATCTCCTCTTCCGCTTCTTCCAATCAATTCTTTTGGGGTAAACGTTTGTTCATAAAAAATCCCATCGGCGTAAACAACAATTCCATCACGATGAGTAATTACTATCTCTTTTGGGCCCATCTCACGCAGTAGTTTCGCTGCTTTGTGAATATTCTTTTCTCCGGTCAAAGATTCTGCTTCAACTATGTCAGCTTTTAAAATATCTATTAAAGCAAGTACTTCTTTTTGTTCAGGCCAATCCGCATGAATAAGTGTATGATCGGGATGAATAATTCTAATGAATCCTTGCGAATCAGCAACTAAAAGTGAATCTCTTTTTCTTAATTCTCTTACTAGCTCTAACGGGGCCTCTTCTCTCACCGAACCGTTTATTAAAATTGCTTTCGCTGTCAATCCATTAAACTGATCCAGGGTATATGTTCCTGCGGTTGTGGTGCAAGTAAGGATTCTTTCATCCGGATTGTCGGTTGGATATTCTAATCTCATATGAGTAGAGGATGGAGTGAACGTAGGGTATACATCCACTCCAATGGAATTTAGGGTTTCTACAACATGTCGATCTTCTTCTGCTAAACGAGTTACTGCCGCAACACTTTTTCCAGAATTAACGGCTGCGTGAGCACCGTAATTGAATCCACCGCCGTCAACATAACGAGTTCCCCTTTTCGAAACGATTGTATCCTTGGTGTAATTCCCGAATATTAGTATATCATAAAATTTGTTCTCAGTCATTTGTTCTCCGATTAATTTCTCACTTTAGCTTTCCAAAGAGTTGCTGCAAGCAGCATAGATAATACTGAGCCACCAAGCCAAAACGTAATGGCTCCGCTGAAATCATAATGACGAACACCGTCAATTATTGTTGTTCCGTTTTCAATTAAAACTCCGCTTACTTGGTCTTGAATACCAGCACCTATGTAACTGAAAATTCCTATGAACCCCATCACTGCACCTGCTGCTCTTCGTGGAGCAATATCAATAGCAAATAAACCTCCCAGTGCCGCAAGCAATCCACTCAATGTAAATCCATATACAATAAATGCGATTGTTATTACAGTATGGCTTCCATCGGGGATAAAGAATATTATACCCAATGCAATTACTTCTATTATCCCAAAAATTAAAGTAACGGGAGGACGTTTAGCGTTGAATAGTTTATCCGAAATAAATCCATAAGCAACGCATCCGGCCAAACCGGCAAATGTATTTAATCCAAGCAAACTACCTGCTTCAACCAAAGTGTAACCTTTATCTTCTTGCAGATATAAAAATCCCCAGCTATTAATTGCATAACGGGTAACATACATTAGAGCACTAGACAAACCGAGCACCCAAATTGCAGGATTCTTAAATATCTTTAATTGATCTTTTCTTGTTGAAGTGGATTCCTCTTCTTCAGTGCTTTCTTTTGAGGGAAAATCATTTTTCCATTTTGCAATTGTTGGAAGCCCTAGTGTTTCCGGTCTATCTTGTAACAAATAATAAATACCCATAGCCACGAGTATTCCGAATAAACCTGGTCCCCAAAATCCAGCTTGCCAACCGAAGAAAGACACAAGAGTTGCTGATACGATGAAAGTCAACCCTTCACCGATAGCGTGTCCCGTACTCCAGATTCCATAAAATCTTCCTCTTTCTTTATTGCTGAACCAATTGGAAAGTGTTACCGCACCGGTTGGAGCGCCGAATCCTTGGAAATACCCGTTTAACCCCCAGAGAACAACCCAAATCCATAAAGTGGTAGTACCGCTTATGATAATATTAATTGTTGCGGAAAGTATTACGCCAAGAGTAAAAAATCTTTTTACGTTTGCATGATCGGCGAGAATGCCGTTGAAGAATTTTCCGAAAGCATAAGAATAAAGAAGTGCAGAACCGACTGCTCCAAGTTCTACTGCGGAAAAAACATTACCATCTATTAAATCCTTTTTCATTGCGGATAAGGCAAGTCTCAGCGGATATGCTAATCCATAACCGACAGTAATTGCCATCATTACCCGCCATCTGTACTTTTTGTAGAGAGAGTTTATTTCTCCCTCATTTGTTAATTGAGGAGCTGCTTTGCCGGTTGCAAAAAAGTCAAGTATTGTTTTCATTCATACCAAGTATTATTATGAAACTCTCACTTTGATTTTATACCTATTACGGTTTCATTACAATTTTCATAGCTTGTTTTGGTATATGTTGCTGAGTATTTAGATCTAACCCAAGTTTACTGAATGCTTTTAAGCCATCTTTTAGAGGTATCACTTCAGTAAAGAATGGTTTCATATTAATTTTGCCAGACATTAAAATTCGGATTGCATACAACATTGTGTTTTGTCCGATGTAAGTACCTATCAACTTAATCGCCTTACGTGTAATTGTATTCGGAACTACCGTTGCTTTTATACTGCTATCCATGCCAAACGCTAGAATTTTTCCTCCCGGAGTAACGTATTTAATAGCATTTTCCAATTGGCTGCCAACTGCATCAATAACAATATCCGCACCTTTACCATTTGTAAATTTCATCACTTCTTTTTCGATATCAACTTCATCAGGATTGAAAACAGGTACACCTAATTTTTTTGCTACTTCTATTCTGAAGGGATCAATTTCCGTGCACATAGTGTAGGCAGCAACATTTTTAGATAAAGCAGAGAAAAGATATCCTATTGGTCCAAAACCTAAAACTACAACAGTATCCCAGCATTGCATCTGAACCGCTTGCATTCCATTAAGAACTGTTGCTAAAGTTTCTACTTGTGTTGCAGTTATATCATCCATTTCATCGGGAATTTTATAACAAGCACTTTCGGGAACAACACAATATTCCGCATAACCGCCATTTTGAAATATGCCTATGGATTTATCTTTCAACCAATGACATTGCGGACTGTTACCGGTTCTGCAATATTCACATAAACCGCATCTAAGACTATTATCGATGGCAATTCGATCACCAATTTTTAAAGTGGAGACACTACTACCTATCTCTGTTACTACACCGCCAAATTCATGACCAAGGGCAATGTCTTCACCAACAACATGTTTGCCTTCCATAATTTTCACATCAGTACCACAAATACCTACGGCAGCAACTTTTAATATTACATCGGTTGGTTCAACTATTTTAGGAAGTGGTCTTTCTTCGTAAACAATTTTCCCAACATCTTTGTAGGTTAAGGATTTCATCGTTTTCATTTCTTCTCCGTTGTTTGAAATTAGAGCAGTAAAAAAGATATTGAGTATAGTATATTTGTATATTCGTCTATTTGTCTAGACGATACTATAATAAGAAGTAACTCCCACAATATCAAGCTTTTTCCACTGCCCACTCTACTGTTAATTAATTATTAGATACTTATTTTCCCAAAAGGATATTTATCTATTTAATTTCTTTAAAAAAAACATTCATTTTTTTTAGATTCTTCACCGTCTATTTAAATATTTTTCATTAATCTTTATTCGGAATAAAAGCTTCATTTACCAATCTCATCGGGTGCAGTACTTTTAATCCTGTACCTTGATTAATTTGGATCTGACATGTTCCGCATCCCGAAACAGCATAATCAGCTTTAACTCTCTTTATCTCGTTAAAAAGTTTTGAACCTATTTGCATAGATAGATCAAAATTTTCTTTCTTCATTCCGAATGTTCCAGCAATACCGCAGCAGCTATCTTTTATATTCAGTAACTCTAATCCCGGAATTAACTTTAGCAAATCTTTAGGACCATATTTATTTTTCTGAGATTTTAAATGACACGGATCGTGATAAGCAATTTTTATCGGATTTTTCTTAAAAGAATTTTTCCATTCCGGTTTGCTTAATATTTGTGCAAGGAAATCATGTATATCAATGCAAACTGCTGCTGTTTCCTTTATATCTTCCCTATCCGGAAAGAAATTCAAGTACTCATGCATAAATGCATAACCACAAGATGCGCTTGTAAATATTATTGGAATTTTCTTTTCGACATACGGTTTTAATACTTTCATATTAAATTCAATATCCGGAAGCGCGGCATCCAAATTACCGTACGAAATTTTGGCAACATTGCAGCATTTCCACTCCGGCAGTACAATTTTATATCCCAACTTTTCTAAAATTTGTTTACTGCTTTCAATTTCTCCATAAGGATCATTAAATTGTGCTGCACACCCAGTCCAAAGCACAACAGTTTTTGAATCATCACTTCTCATGTTGTTCATGGTAATTTTATGATTCACAAACAGTGGAAATTTTCTTTCATTATGTATGCCAACCGTTGCTTCCATTACTTTGCGAATCACCGGAAATTTAAGAGTAGCATTACTTACAGTTGGAAGTTTTGAAGCTAACGAGCTTACTAACTTTCCGTTTTGTAGTAGTATCTCATTCATTTTAAATGGACGTTTTTCGTGCAGTTTTTCTTTAGCAAGAACGGCCATTCCGGGAACATTGACGTTTGTCGGACAGTCGGTCAAACATTGCCCGCAGTTCAAACAGTAATTCATAATTTCGTAAAAATGATCCGTATCAAAAGTATCCGAAGAAATTTTACCGGAAACAATTCCGCGTAAAAGATTTGCTTTTGCCCGTGCGGTCGCTTCTTCTTCTCCGGTTGCAACAAAAACCGGACAATATTCTCGGCATGTTCCGCAGCCATGACATTTTTCTATTTCGAGCTGCCAGTTTTCATTATCAAGTCTTGAACCGGTATCAACATAATTGTAACTTGGATTGTATCTTAAATTTTCATTCCACTTTTGCGGCTTGGTTTGAACCATAATTTCGGGATTCATTATTCCATAAGGATCGAAGAGATTTTTTATTTCTTTGAACAACGGAATCAGTTTCGGAAAAGTTTTTGGTAGGAAAGATGTTCGCAGTCTACCATCACCATGTTCAGCAGAAAGTGATCCTTTATATTTTGCAACAAGGTCGACAAATTTTGTCATCAAGTCATCCGCTTCGGCAAAAAGTTTGTCATCTTTAAAACTTATCAATGGTCTTAAGTGCAAATTACCATCACCGGCATGACCGAATACAACATAATTAAAAGTATAGTTATCAAGTAAAGCAGATAAATCTTTTAAAAAATGAGGAAACACTTCGGGATGAATTGCCGCATCTTCAACAAAAGGTGCCGGTTTATCTTTTCCTTGTATCTTGTTAAGTATTACGGTTGCGGCTTTTCTAACACGCATTATTGTATCAATTTCTTTTTCATCAGTTGAGTACGAACCTAACTCGGCGAGGTTCTCTTCTTTACAAATTATTCTTTCCGCATCACGGAAGAAATTAGTTATTTCATTTTCATCTTCACTTTCATATTCAACATATAGCAAGTACTTAACATGATCCGGTAAGAATTTTTTTAATTCCGGTCGGTATGTCAGTGCAAGATTTATAAATGATTGATCAACGAATTCAATTGCAGAAGCATTCAAGTTGCGTAAGTGTTTTACAGCTACACCCATTTTTGAAATGTCGGTAAAGTAAAGCGAAATTATACCGCGATGAGAAACTAGCGGAATAAGTTTCAAAACAGAATCAGTAAATACCCCCAAAGTACCTTCGCTGCCAACCATAAGTGATGCCATATTCAGATGTGTATCGGTTAGAATATCCCACACTTGATAACCGGAAGCATTCTTTGATGTATAAGGTCTTTCCTCTCTTATTTTTTCGGAGTACTGCTCAAGTAATTCTTTTACTTTTATATAATACGGCTTGTGAAAATAATCGAGATTTTTTATTTCATTAAGCGAAATGTTTTTTGCATTAAAAATTTTCCCGTTTGATAAGACAACGTTTACTTCCTCAACATGCTTGTACATATTCCCGTGTTTTAGAGTATGAGGACCGCCGCTGTTGTTGCCGAGCATTCCACCTATAACACAAACATTACCGCTGCTTGGATCGGGAGCAAATTTTAATCCTCTTTTTTTCTCTTCATCTTTAAGATGATTTAGAATTACTCCCACATCAACCTTTGCGAGATTGTCATCCATATCAATAATTTTTTTGAAGTGTTGAGTTAGATCCAGTATAACAGCTTCGCCGACAGAGTTGCCGGAAAGACTTGATCCGGCACCGCGTGGTAGTAAGGGAATACTGTATTCCGAACAGATATTTACTGTAGTAATTATATCATCAATATTGTGCGGAATAACGACAGCCAAAGGAGTTACTTCATAAATGCATGCAGCAGTGCTGTACATCTGAAGAGTAACAACATCCCAAGAAATTTTATTGCCGAGTTTATTCTCTAACGCAGCATGCCATTCGGATATATTTTTTGAACCAATATTAGAAATTTTATTTTTAGTAAGAGTACTTTGCATGGATTAATTACTTTCCAATTTTTCTTTAGTTATCAACTCAATTTTAGTTGGGATTTCTTTTGGAATCGGCTCGCCGTTTATTGCTTTAACTGCATATTCAATAGCGGCTCTTCCCATTTCTTTTGGGTATTGAGCAATTGAACCTGCCATTGTTCCCGCTAAGATTGCTTTACGGCTGTCTTGAATTGCATCAAATCCAATAACTATAATTTCGCCAGTTTTCCTTGCTGCTGAAATTGCTTCAATTGCGCCAAGAGCCATCATATCGTTGCAGGCAAAAACAGCTTCGATATTAGGATTAGCTTGAAGAATGTTTTGAAAAACATTGAAACCTTGGTCACGTTCAAAATTTGCAGTTTGAGAAGCAAGTACATTTATATCTTTGTACTTTTTAATTGCTGAATAAAATCCGGTTAAACGTGCATCGCCTGTTTCGTGTCCCGGAACACCTTCAAGAATTGCTATACTACCGCCGCCGTTTAATTGTTCGGCAATAAACTCACCGGCTATTCTTCCGCCTTCAAAGTTATCCGAACCTATAAACGCAGAAATTTTCCCGCCGGATTGTTTTAAGAATTCTTCATCTACTCTTGTATCAATTGCAATAACAAAAATACCAGCTTCATTTGCTTTAACTATTGCCGGAATAATTTCTTTTGATCCGGCTGCGGCAAGACAAATTACATCAACTTTTCTCTGGATTAAGTTTTCGATTATCTGCATTTGTTTTTCAACATCTATTTCTCTTTCGGCCGCTTGAACAAGTAAATTTACATTATGTTTTTTTGCAGCTTCTTCTCCGCCGAGTTGAATATCAATAAAGAAGGGATTGTTCAATGTTTTTAAAACAATTGCAATGGTTGGTCTGCTTTCATCAATAACTTCGGATTCTTTACAACCTGAGAAACTCATTAAACATACAATCAGGCAAACGCTTATTATTTGGATAATATTTCTCAAAACATCCTCCGCTTGTTAAACTTTCTTTTTCTTTAATGCCATATCTATCAATACTGCACAGATAATTACCGACCCAATTACAATTTGCTGAATGAATGAAGAGACATCGAGTAAATTCAATCCGTTGCGAAGAACTCCCATAATCAATGCACCGATTAGTGTACCAGTCAATTTTCCTTCGCCGCCCATTAAGCTTGTGCCTCCGATTACTACTGCGGCAATTGCATCAAGTTCATACATTATTCCGGCAATCGGTTGAGCAGAATTCAATCTGGCTGTTAAGAGCACAGCGGCTGCTCCGCTTAATAATCCGCACAAACTGTAAACAACAATTTTTATCAATTTTACGTTTACCCCTGAAAGAATTGCCGCTTGCTCATTTCCTCCGGTTGCGTATGTATATCGTCCTAACTTTGTTCGTGTTAAAACAAAATGTCCGATCAAATAAATAATAATTATTACTATTATCGGGAAAGGTATGTGAAGAATTTCACCAGTTGCAATGAATCTAAAATTTTCATCGAAGCCTGAGATCGGACGACCGTCTGTGTAAAGTAATGCGGCACCGCGAGCAACACTCATTAAACCGAGGGTAGAAATAAAAGGCGGAAGTTTACCGTAACTTATCAACACACCATTTATAAATCCACAAGCTGCGCCGACAAATAATCCTCCCAATATTGCAATAACTAAAGGTTGATCTGCATGCAGCAGACTTGCAAGCACAACACCTGAGAATGCCATAATTGAACCGACCGAAAGATCAATTCCTGCGGTAATAATTACATAAGTCATCCCAACCGCTATAACTGCATTAATTGTCGTTTGCTGAGCAACATTTAATAAATTAGATACTGTAAGAAAATATGGCGTCCAAAATGAAAAGATTAATATGATCACAACCAACCCGATGAAGGTTCCGAATTGTCGTGCATTATGAATCCATAGACTTTTAATTTGCATAAACTTCTCCGATAGCTGAATTTAGAATTACCTCTTGAGATAAATCTATGTTATCGAATTCTGCTGTTATTTTCCCGTTGTGCATAACCAAAACTCTATCACTCATTCCTAGAATTTCCGGGAGTTCGGATGAAATCATAATAATCCCGCATCCGGTACGAGTAAGTTTATTCATCAACTCATAAATTTCTTGTTTCGCCCCGACATCAATTCCGCGCGTCGGTTCATCAAAAATGAAAATATTAGTTTCGGTGTTTAACCATTTTGCGAATACAACTTTCTGTTGATTACCTCCGCTTAAACATCTAACATTTTGATTGCTGCCGGTAGTTTTTATTTTTAATTCGAATATGTAGTGGTCTGTTACTTGTAGTTCATCTTTTATCTTGATTACACCGAAACTTGTAAGTTCATCCAATGATGTGATACTTATATTTTCTTTAACAGATAGGTCTAAAATTAATCCTTGCGTTTTTCTGTCTTCGGTTAAAAATCCGATTCCTTTTTTTATAGCTTTACCGGGGGAATTTATTTTTGTCGGTTTACCATTTATGAATATTTCTCCGCTTTCAAATTGATCAGCACCAAAAATTGTACGTGCTAATTCTGTTCGACCGGAACCCAATAAGCCGTAAATACCAACAATCTCTCCCTCAAATAAACTAAATGAAATGTTTTGTAATAAATTCTCCGTCGATAAATTTATTACTTTAAGCAGTTCACTTCCGATTTCCTTCTTTCTTTCAGGGTACTGGTCCTTTAAATCTCTGTTGACCATTAGTTTAATTAATTCAGCACGATTCGTATCTGCAATTAGTTTTGTTTCGATCAAACTACCATCTCGCAATACTGTTACTCTATCACCAATTTCAAATAATTCTTCCAAGCGATGTGAGATATAAATTATTGCAACATCTTTTTGTTTTAGTTTTCTGATTGTTATAAATAATGTTTCAATTTCTTTCTTTGTTAAAGATGAAGTGGGTTCATCCATTATTAAGATTTTTGAATTGAGTGAAAGAGCTTTTGCAATTTCTACCATTTGCTGTTGTGCTGTACCCAACGATGATATTAATGCATTCAGGTTGATATTCACATTTAATTCATTAAGAAGTTTTTTTGTTTCTTCAATGATTCTTTTTGAATCGATTATGCCCACTGGATAAGAAAATTCTCTGCCGAGAAATATGTTTTCCGCCACAGTTAAATGGGGAATGAGATTTAATTCTTGATAAATAACACCAATCCCCAATTCTTGTGCGTGTTTTGGATTTTTAATTTCAACTTTCTCATTGCTTAAAAATATTTCGCCGGAATCTTTTGAATAGGCGCCGCTTAATATTTTTACGAGCGTTGATTTACCTGCACCGTTTTCACCAAGCAGAATATGAA
It contains:
- a CDS encoding PfkB family carbohydrate kinase, with product MTENKFYDILIFGNYTKDTIVSKRGTRYVDGGGFNYGAHAAVNSGKSVAAVTRLAEEDRHVVETLNSIGVDVYPTFTPSSTHMRLEYPTDNPDERILTCTTTAGTYTLDQFNGLTAKAILINGSVREEAPLELVRELRKRDSLLVADSQGFIRIIHPDHTLIHADWPEQKEVLALIDILKADIVEAESLTGEKNIHKAAKLLREMGPKEIVITHRDGIVVYADGIFYEQTFTPKELIGRSGRGDTCIASYVASRLTNEPAKAIVWSAAVTSLKLEAEGPFNLGLEKIKQKIAENYS
- a CDS encoding anaerobic glycerol-3-phosphate dehydrogenase subunit C is translated as MQSTLTKNKISNIGSKNISEWHAALENKLGNKISWDVVTLQMYSTAACIYEVTPLAVVIPHNIDDIITTVNICSEYSIPLLPRGAGSSLSGNSVGEAVILDLTQHFKKIIDMDDNLAKVDVGVILNHLKDEEKKRGLKFAPDPSSGNVCVIGGMLGNNSGGPHTLKHGNMYKHVEEVNVVLSNGKIFNAKNISLNEIKNLDYFHKPYYIKVKELLEQYSEKIREERPYTSKNASGYQVWDILTDTHLNMASLMVGSEGTLGVFTDSVLKLIPLVSHRGIISLYFTDISKMGVAVKHLRNLNASAIEFVDQSFINLALTYRPELKKFLPDHVKYLLYVEYESEDENEITNFFRDAERIICKEENLAELGSYSTDEKEIDTIMRVRKAATVILNKIQGKDKPAPFVEDAAIHPEVFPHFLKDLSALLDNYTFNYVVFGHAGDGNLHLRPLISFKDDKLFAEADDLMTKFVDLVAKYKGSLSAEHGDGRLRTSFLPKTFPKLIPLFKEIKNLFDPYGIMNPEIMVQTKPQKWNENLRYNPSYNYVDTGSRLDNENWQLEIEKCHGCGTCREYCPVFVATGEEEATARAKANLLRGIVSGKISSDTFDTDHFYEIMNYCLNCGQCLTDCPTNVNVPGMAVLAKEKLHEKRPFKMNEILLQNGKLVSSLASKLPTVSNATLKFPVIRKVMEATVGIHNERKFPLFVNHKITMNNMRSDDSKTVVLWTGCAAQFNDPYGEIESSKQILEKLGYKIVLPEWKCCNVAKISYGNLDAALPDIEFNMKVLKPYVEKKIPIIFTSASCGYAFMHEYLNFFPDREDIKETAAVCIDIHDFLAQILSKPEWKNSFKKNPIKIAYHDPCHLKSQKNKYGPKDLLKLIPGLELLNIKDSCCGIAGTFGMKKENFDLSMQIGSKLFNEIKRVKADYAVSGCGTCQIQINQGTGLKVLHPMRLVNEAFIPNKD
- a CDS encoding alcohol dehydrogenase catalytic domain-containing protein, whose amino-acid sequence is MKTMKSLTYKDVGKIVYEERPLPKIVEPTDVILKVAAVGICGTDVKIMEGKHVVGEDIALGHEFGGVVTEIGSSVSTLKIGDRIAIDNSLRCGLCEYCRTGNSPQCHWLKDKSIGIFQNGGYAEYCVVPESACYKIPDEMDDITATQVETLATVLNGMQAVQMQCWDTVVVLGFGPIGYLFSALSKNVAAYTMCTEIDPFRIEVAKKLGVPVFNPDEVDIEKEVMKFTNGKGADIVIDAVGSQLENAIKYVTPGGKILAFGMDSSIKATVVPNTITRKAIKLIGTYIGQNTMLYAIRILMSGKINMKPFFTEVIPLKDGLKAFSKLGLDLNTQQHIPKQAMKIVMKP
- a CDS encoding MFS transporter; amino-acid sequence: MKTILDFFATGKAAPQLTNEGEINSLYKKYRWRVMMAITVGYGLAYPLRLALSAMKKDLIDGNVFSAVELGAVGSALLYSYAFGKFFNGILADHANVKRFFTLGVILSATINIIISGTTTLWIWVVLWGLNGYFQGFGAPTGAVTLSNWFSNKERGRFYGIWSTGHAIGEGLTFIVSATLVSFFGWQAGFWGPGLFGILVAMGIYYLLQDRPETLGLPTIAKWKNDFPSKESTEEEESTSTRKDQLKIFKNPAIWVLGLSSALMYVTRYAINSWGFLYLQEDKGYTLVEAGSLLGLNTFAGLAGCVAYGFISDKLFNAKRPPVTLIFGIIEVIALGIIFFIPDGSHTVITIAFIVYGFTLSGLLAALGGLFAIDIAPRRAAGAVMGFIGIFSYIGAGIQDQVSGVLIENGTTIIDGVRHYDFSGAITFWLGGSVLSMLLAATLWKAKVRN
- a CDS encoding sugar ABC transporter ATP-binding protein; the protein is MQNNAILKLNDITKEFPGVVALNKVSLEVKPGEVHILLGENGAGKSTLVKILSGAYSKDSGEIFLSNEKVEIKNPKHAQELGIGVIYQELNLIPHLTVAENIFLGREFSYPVGIIDSKRIIEETKKLLNELNVNINLNALISSLGTAQQQMVEIAKALSLNSKILIMDEPTSSLTKKEIETLFITIRKLKQKDVAIIYISHRLEELFEIGDRVTVLRDGSLIETKLIADTNRAELIKLMVNRDLKDQYPERKKEIGSELLKVINLSTENLLQNISFSLFEGEIVGIYGLLGSGRTELARTIFGADQFESGEIFINGKPTKINSPGKAIKKGIGFLTEDRKTQGLILDLSVKENISITSLDELTSFGVIKIKDELQVTDHYIFELKIKTTGSNQNVRCLSGGNQQKVVFAKWLNTETNIFIFDEPTRGIDVGAKQEIYELMNKLTRTGCGIIMISSELPEILGMSDRVLVMHNGKITAEFDNIDLSQEVILNSAIGEVYAN
- a CDS encoding sugar ABC transporter substrate-binding protein; this encodes MRNIIQIISVCLIVCLMSFSGCKESEVIDESRPTIAIVLKTLNNPFFIDIQLGGEEAAKKHNVNLLVQAAEREIDVEKQMQIIENLIQRKVDVICLAAAGSKEIIPAIVKANEAGIFVIAIDTRVDEEFLKQSGGKISAFIGSDNFEGGRIAGEFIAEQLNGGGSIAILEGVPGHETGDARLTGFYSAIKKYKDINVLASQTANFERDQGFNVFQNILQANPNIEAVFACNDMMALGAIEAISAARKTGEIIVIGFDAIQDSRKAILAGTMAGSIAQYPKEMGRAAIEYAVKAINGEPIPKEIPTKIELITKEKLESN
- the rbsC gene encoding ribose ABC transporter permease (functions to transport ribose at high affinity; forms a complex with RbsA2C2B), producing MQIKSLWIHNARQFGTFIGLVVIILIFSFWTPYFLTVSNLLNVAQQTTINAVIAVGMTYVIITAGIDLSVGSIMAFSGVVLASLLHADQPLVIAILGGLFVGAACGFINGVLISYGKLPPFISTLGLMSVARGAALLYTDGRPISGFDENFRFIATGEILHIPFPIIVIIIIYLIGHFVLTRTKLGRYTYATGGNEQAAILSGVNVKLIKIVVYSLCGLLSGAAAVLLTARLNSAQPIAGIMYELDAIAAVVIGGTSLMGGEGKLTGTLIGALIMGVLRNGLNLLDVSSFIQQIVIGSVIICAVLIDMALKKKKV